The window CTACTTTAACTATTAGCTTGAAATATTATGCTGGTCGCCCAGTTATTGAGCGTATACAGCGTATTAGCAAGCCAGGTTTGCGTGTATATAAAGGGTCTCAAGAGATCCCTAAAGTAATGAATGGCCTTGGTGTGACAATTATGTCTACATCTAAGGGTGTAATGACAGATCGTAAAGCACAAGCGGCCGGTATCGGTGGCGAAGTGTTGTGCGTAGTGGCTTAAGGAGAAGCAAATGTCACGTGTTGCTAAAAATCCAGTCGCTATTCCAGCTAAAGTTGAAGTGGTATTAAGTGCTAATTCAATTGATGTTAGCGGTCCATTAGGTAAATTGTCTCATCCGCTAACAAGTGCGGTTGTGCTTAAGCGTGAAGGAGAAACAATTACGTTTCAAGCTTCTAGTGATGCACAACACTCACGTGCAATGTCAGGTACATTGCGTGCTTTAGTGGCAAATATGGTTAAAGGTGTTTCAGAGGGCTTTACACGTAAACTAACGCTAGTTGGTGTTGGTTACAAAGCTGCTGCACAAGGCGCTGTATTAAACTTAGAATTAGGTTATTCACACCCAATCAACCACAAAATGCCAGCTGGCGTGACTGTGGCAACTGCTACACCAACAGAAATTCTGTTAACAGGTGTTGATAAGCAGGTGATTGGCCAGGTTGCTGCACAGATTCGTGCTTACCGCGCTCCAGAGCCTTATAAAGGCAAGGGTGTTCGTTATGCTGATGAAGTTGTTGCAATTAAAGAAACCAAAAAGAAATAAGGCTTAAAAAATGAACAACGTAAATAATCGCTTGCGTCGTGCACGTAAAACCCGTGCCAAAATTGCAGAGCTAAAAGTTACACGTCTAAGTGTGCATCGTACTAATTTGCATACTTATGCTCAAATTATTGACGCTACTGGCGGTAAAGTAATTGTGAGTGCTTCAACGGTAGAAGCTGACGTTCGTAAAAACATTAAAAATGGCGGTAATGTTGAAGCAGCAGCTGCTATTGGTAAACTTATTGCTGAAAAAGCGGTTAAAGCTGGTGTTACTACCGTTGCTTTTGATCGTTCAGGCTATAAATATCACGGTCGTATTAAAGCGTTGGCTGATGCCGCTCGCGAAAACGGCTTATCCTTCTAATTGGTCTGATTGCTAAAGAGGTTAATGATGGCGAGAGAAATGGAACAGCAACAGCAGCAGACTGATGGTTTGCGCGAAAAAATGATTGCAGTTAATCGTGTAAGTAAAACGGTTAAAGGTGGTCGTATCATGAGTTTTGCAGCTCTTACAGTAGTTGGCGATGGCGATGGTGCTGTTGGTATGGGTAAAGGTAAAGCACGTGAAGTGCCGGTAGCTGTACAAAAAGCTATGGACGAAGCGCGTCGTGGTATGTTGAAAATTAATTTAACGAATGGTACTTTGCATCACGCCGTTACAGGTGTGCATGGCGCTGCTAAAGTGTTTATTCAACCAGCTTCAGAAGGTACTGGCATTATCGCTGGTGGCGCAATGCGCGCAATTTTTGAAGTAATGGGTGTGACTAACGTGGTCGCTAAGTGTATTGGTTCAACGAATCCTTACAACTTGGTTCGTGCTACATTAAATGGCCTAGAGTCAATGAATACACCAGCAGAAATCGCAGCTAAACGCGGTAAATCAGTTGAAGAAATTAGAGGCTAATCATGGCTAAAACACAAAAAGTTACGACACCTATCAAGGTGACGTTGGTTAAAAGTACAATTGGTCGTATTCAGGCGCATAAAGCTACCGTTACTGGTTTAGGTTTACGTCGTATGCACCATACTGTTGAGTTACAAGACACTCCAGCAATCCGCGGTATGATCAATACTGTGGGCTATCTCTTAAAGGTAGAAGGATAATGCAATTAAATACAATTAAGCCTGCTGAAGGCGCAAAGAAAGAACGTCGTCGCGTTGGTCGTGGTATCGGTTCTGGTTTTGGTAAAACAGCTGGTCGTGGTCATAAAGGTCAAAAATCACGTACTGGTGGATTCCACAAAGTCGGTTTTGAAGGCGGTCAAATGCCAATTCAACGTCGTTTACCAAAGCGTGGCTTCAAATCAATGACAAAAGCTAAAACTGCACACGTGCGTACTAGCGAATTAGCGTTGGTTCCAAATGAAGTGATTGATTTGTTGGCTTTGAAAGCAGCAAACATCGTTTCTGGCACGGTTAGAAGTGCAAAGTTGTTTTTATCTGGTGATGTAACTGCAAAATATAATATCCAAGGCTTATTGTTAACTAAAGGCGCTCGCGCCGCAGTTGAAGCAGCTGGTGGTAAAATTTTAGAAGCAGCATAAGAGTATCGCTTTGGCACAAGATAGTTTATTAAAGACAGCGTCAAAAATGGGCGAACTTAAGAGTCGCCTGCTTTTTGTATTAGGTGCATTAATCGTATATCGTTTAGGTGCTCATGTGCCTGTTCCTGGTATTGATCCTGTGGTTTTAGCTAAGCTTTTTGAATCACAAAGTGGCGGCATTTTAGGCATGTTTAACATGTTCTCAGGTGGTGCGCTTTCAAGATTCACAGTGTTCGCATTAGGTATTATGCCGTACATTTCTGCATCTATTATTATGCAGTTATTATCGGCAGTTTCGCCAAAATTAGAGCAATTGAAAAAAGAAGGTGAAGCTGGTCGTAGAACGATAACTAAATGGACTCGCTATGGAACAGTAGTTCTTGCCGCGTTTCAGGCTTTAGGTATTGCGATTGCACTTGAAGGTCAGCCTGGATTAGTGTTAGACCCTGGATTGGCGTTCAGACTGACTGCAGTGATTACTCTGGTTAGCGGCACGATGTTTATCATGTGGTTAGGTGAGCAAATAACTGAACGTGGAATTGGTAATGGTATTTCAATTATCATTTTCGCAGGTATTGTTGCTGGTTTACCAAAAGCTATTGGCTCTTCTGTAGAGATGGCTAATTCAGGCGGGTTTGGCGCAGCAGGACCTTTAATTCTATTCTTCTTGTTAGTTACTATAGTTTTGGTGACAGCATTGGTAGTGTTTGTAGAACGTGGTCAACGTAAGATTACTGTAAATTACGCTAAGCGTCAGGTTGGTAACAAAGTATATGGTGGACAAACTACGCATCTACCTTTGAAGTTAAATATGGCAGGTGTGATTCCTCCAATTTTTGCTTCTAGTATTATTTTGTTTCCAGCAACGTTGGCAAACTGGTTTAGTGGTAAAGAAAGTATGTATTGGTTGAAAGATATCTCGAATGCCTTGTCACCAGGGCAGCCAATTTATATTTTGTTCTTTACAGTAGCTATTGTGTTCTTTTGTTTCTTTTACACTGCATTGCAGTTTAATCCAAAAGACACAGCTGATAACCTAAAGAAAAGTGGTGCGTTTGTTCCTGGAATTCGTCCTGGTGACCAAACTGCAAAATACATCGATAGGATAATGGGTCGTTTAACGTTGATAGGTGCTATTTACATTACTTTAGTTTGTTTGTTACCAGAGTTTTTAAGATTGAAATTTAATACACCGTTTTATTTTGGTGGTACCTCGTTGTTAATTATTGTTGTTGTTACGATGGATTTTATGACGCAAGTTCAGTCACATCTGATGTCGAATCAATATGAAGGTCTGCTTAAAAAAGCCAACTTTAAAGGCAATACACAAAAGTAGTTAATAGTAATAATTTAGAACCTGTAGTTTAAGAAGTGATGGAGTTATAAATGAGAGTTCGTGCATCTGTAAAAGCATTATGCCGTAATTGTAAAGTTGTTCGTCGTCGTGGCGTTGTACGTATCATTTGTACAGACCCACGTCACAAACAACGTCAAGGTTAATAGAGTTTTATTAATCCAATTGGTGGTTGTTTAATATACCCGCTAATTAAGTTGGTCAATATTTTAATTGATCAGAAGATAAGCTAATTGATATAAATTGGTTTTACTGTTAAAATCGTCGGCTTTTTTAAAGCAATAGATTTTTAGGTAAACCTAAATTTGGAGTAAAGTATGGCGCGTATTGCAGGGGTAAACATCCCAAATAACAAACATGCTGACGTTGCATTAACTGCAATTTTTGGTATTGGACGTGTTACAGCACAAAAAATCTGTGCTGCAGCTGGCGTTTTAGCAACAACGAAAATGAAAGACTTAAATGACGCAGATGTAGATAAATTGCGTGACGAAGTTGCTAAAGAAAAAGTTGAAGGTGATTTACGTCGTGAAGTGTCTATGAACATCAAACGATTGATGGACTTAGGCTGCTATCGCGGCATTCGTCATCGCCGTGGTTTACCAGTTCGTGGGCAGCGCACAAAAACAAATGCGCGTACACGTAAAGGTCCAGTTAAAGCGATTAAACAAGCTAAGTAAGCTGTTAATTAGCTCAAAATTTTAGGTTTACAAATTTTAGTAAGATTTATTGGTAAGGATAGTGCAACATGGCAAAAGCTAATGTACGCGTAAGAAAAAAAGTTAAAAAGAATATTGCAGAGGGTATTGCCCACGTGCATGCATCTTTTAACAATACCATCATCACCATTACAGACCGTCAAGGTAATGCGCTGTCATGGGCAACTTCTGGTGGCCAAGGTTTTAAAGGCTCACGTAAGAGTACGCCTTTTGCTGCGCAGGTAGCTGCGGAGGTTGCTGGTAAATCAGCGCAAGAAAATGGTGTTAAGAATTTAGAAGTGCGTATTAAAGGCCCAGGCCCAGGTCGTGAATCTGCAGTGCGCGCACTTAATGCAGCTGGTTTTAAAATTACCAGCATTACTGATGTGACGCCAGTACCACACAACGGCTGCCGTCCACCTAAAAAACGCCGCATTTAAGTTGAGCTTAAGCTCACTTTAGTAGAGATAACAGGAGAATCCCTTGGCTAGAAATTTAGACCCTAAGTGCCGTCAATGTCGTCGTGAAGGCGAAAAGCTTTTTTTAAAAGCTGAAAAGTGCTTTACAGACAAATGTGCAATCGAAAAACGTAACTTCCCACCTGGTCAGCACGGTCAACGTCGCAACCAACGTCTATCAGACTATGGTGTTCAATTGCGTGAGAAACAAAAAGTACGTCGTATTTATGGCGTTCTTGAAGCTCAATTCCGTAGCTACTACGCTGAAGCTGATCGCCAAAAAGGTATTACAGGTGAAAACTTGTTACAACTTTTAGAGTGCCGTTTAGATAACGTTACCTACCGTATGGGTCTTGGTGGTTCACGCACTGAAGCGCGCCAAATTGTTCGTCACAACAGTATTTTAGTAAATGGTCGTCGTGTAAATATTCCTTCATACCAAGTTAAAGCTGGTGATGTAGTGAGTGTGGCTGAATCATCTAAAACACAGTTGCGCATCAAAGGTGCTTTAGAAGCAGCTGAGCAACGTGGCTTTCCAGCATGGATTGAAGTTGATGTTAAAGCGCTTAAAGGTACATTTAAGGCTAAACCACAACGTGATGAGTTACCACCAACAATCAATGAGTCATTGGTAGTTGAGCTTTACTCAAAATAATTAAGATTTAAATTGTTGTTTTAGGTGAGCCGTTTACGGCTCACCTAAATATTTACTCTACGAACTATATATTTGTAGAGATCAATACAAAAATTAAAAGGTATAACTATGCAAAACAGTCCTACCGAATACTTAAAACCACGTGTAGTAGATGTAGAGGTGTTATCTCCATTGCGTGCACGTGTAACGCTAGAGCCGATGGAACGTGGTTTTGGCTACACTTTAGGTAATGCTTTACGTCGTGTTTTATTGTCTTCAATCCCTGGCTTCGCTATTACAGAAGTTAAAATTGATGGCGTTGTACATGAGTATTCAACTTTAGATGGCGTTCAAGAAGATGTAGTAGATATCTTACTAAATCTTAAAGGCGTAGCATTAAAATTAAATACTAAATCAGAAACAATTTTAGTATTAAATAAATCTGTTGAAGGCGTTGTTACTGCAGGTGATTTTGAAACAGGTCATGATGCTGAAATCGTTAATCCTGATCATGTGATTGCTCACCTTACAAAAGGTGGTAAGCTGAATCTAGAGGTTAAAGTAGCAATGGGTCGTGGTTATCAACCAGTACCAGCGCGTCAAAAAGCAAATGAAGAAGATCGCGTGCTTGGTTTCATCATGGTTGATGCTTCATTCAGCCCGATCAATAAAGTGAGCTATCAAGTTGAAAGCGCACGTGTTGAGCAACGCACTGACTTAGATAAGTTAGTAATGGATGTTGAAACTAACGGCGTAATTGAACCAGAACAAGCTATTCGTGATGCTGCGCGTATCTTAATGGGTCAGTTGTCTGTATTTGCTGATTTAGAAGGCGCACCAAGTGAAGTTGAAGTGAAATCTGCGCCGCAGGTTGATCCAATTTTATTGCGTCCAGTAGATGATTTAGAATTAACTGTTCGCTCAGCAAACTGCTTAAAAGCTGAAAATATATTCTATATCGGTGATTTGATTCAACGTACTGAGAATGAGCTGTTAAAAGCGCCTAACTTAGGTCGTAAATCATTAAATGAAATTAAAGATGTACTCGCAACTCGCGGCCTAACATTAGGCATGAAACTAGAAAACTGGCCACCAGTTGGGCTTGAAAAAGCTTAATTGCCAGCATAAATAAAGAAACTTAAGGAATTACTATGCGTCACGGTAATAGCAATCGTAAATTAAATCGTACTAGCAGCCATCGTGCGGCTATGTTCCGCAATATGACAGCATCATTGCTACGTCATGAAGTGATTAAAACTACTTTGCCAAAAGCAAAAGAGTTGCGTAAATTTGCAGAACCTTTAATCACATTGGGTAAAACGCCTACTTTAGCCAATCGTCGTTTAGCGTTCAGTCGCTTACGTGATCGTGATATCGTTGGTAAACTATTCGGTGAATTGGGTCCACGTTACCTTGCACGTAATGGCGGTTACTTACGTGTGCTTAAATGTGGTTTCCGTAACGGCGACAATGCACCAATGGCTTTAGTTGAGCTAGTTGATCGTCCTGATACAGGCGCAGATGTAGTAGTTGCAGAGTAATTTTTGTAATTATTGATTTGTTAGTAAAAAAGCCAGCTTAAAGCTGGCTTTTTGCATATATGGAAACAGCTTTCATTTAGTGCTAAATTTTAGTTTCTCTTAGCAGTAGACTAATGTCATCTTCATTAAATGGCCAGCAAATTTCAACATCAGTATCTACTCGTTTCAATACTGGTATTTTTATTTCATAGAGTTCATACAAGTTGGCATTATCGGCTATCTCAACTGACTGAAAATTAAGGCCATGCTCGAGAGCCAGTTTTAACAGTAAAGCTTCAGCTTGCTCGCATAAATGACAGTGCGAAGTTGAATAAAGAATAAGATTTATAATCATTAATGCAACTCCATTTAACTATAAGAAAGTCGAATGGTAAATATTAGCATCGATTAGATTTCTACTGATTTTGTAATGAATAATTAAGCATCAATATCTAAAGTATTTGTGCAGCTTATTGTTAGTGCACTATTTGCGGCTAATTGAATTACTGCGTGTTAGAATTGGGATTAAATTGTTAGTAATCGATATGAATTAAAGGCAACTCAAATGAGTGAACTCGAAAGCATTCAAGAATCACGTGCTAAAGTTAAAGGCATGATAGAGAGACATAAGCTTGTTGAAGACCTAGTGCATCGTCAAGATATGCAGCGTCATGACTTGGTTGAGGGTATGGTTCACCAAAATAACCTATCAGAGCTGCGCCGACTTTTGGATAAACTAGAAACCCAAGCGATAGCAAGCATACTGGAATCATTGTCAACTGAGGATTGTAAGGTCATTTGGCCGCTTGTAAGTGAAGAGCGGAAAGAGGAGATTTTATTAGTGGTGTCGGATTCCGTTCGGGTTGAGTTGGTCTCTGAACCTAAGCCTACCAATCAGAGTATGGTGATACGTGTATTTGATTTACACGAAGGTAAGCTTAGACAGATTCCAATTTACAACAGGGAGGACTTGGTGCAGGCCAAACCAATCTGGGTTGACCTTGTGACACCTGAAGATGAGCAGCTTGCTTGGGCGAAAGAAATCTTTGGCGTTAATCTACCTAATCCAAAAGAGTTAACTGATTTAGAAACTAGCGCGCGTTTTTACGAAGAAGAAAACGGTGAAGTACATTTGCACTCGGCTTTTTTGCTTGAGCGTGAAAATGAGTCGCGAAATGTTGCCGTTGCATTCATCCTCAATAAAGGTACGCTCTTTTCAGTGCGTAGCGAGGAGCTTCCAGTATTTCGTTTGCAACGGTTGAGAGCGCGTGCTCAGGCAGGTTACGTTTCTGAAGCTAAAGATGTGTTACTAGATCTTTACGCTGCGGATGTTGAGTATTCAGCTAATGCCTTAGAGGATGAATACGTGCGTCTGGAAGAGGTCGGTAGGCAAGTTTTTAGGTCGCATATGACCAATGAGCAGGCAGCAAAAATTCTTACTGATATTTCTGTAGAGGAAGATCTAAACGGTCGCATACGACGCAATGTTCTTGATACACGAAATGCTTTGTCATTTTTAATGCGACGTAAGTTTCTATCAATAGCACAACATGAAGATGTGCGTGAAATTTTGCGAGATATTGAATCACTAGATGGACATACGACCTTCTTGTTTAATAAGATTAACTTTCAAATGGATGCTACCGTAGGTTTCTTGAATGTTAATCAGAATAAAGATCTTAAGCGCTTAACCGTGATTAGTGTAGTGATTATGCCGATTAATGTCTTAGCGGGCATTGGTGGGATGTCTGAATTCTCTATGATGACGCATGCTATTCCGTGGCCTATAGCATATAGCATATTTATTATTGTGATGATTGGGATAGGCATATTGACCTACATAGGATTGCGTCATTTAGAAAGTCGTAGAATAAAAAGCCATCGAATGGACAGCCATTAGCTTGATATCCTCTACTTAGAACACTTCCATTGTCACTAAATTTATATCAGATTCGAAACTCTTGAAATGAACCCAGAAATACATTTATTGTGGAAAGAAATGTTGGCGGATTTATCAACTACAGCGGCGCTGTGGGAGCTTACGATAATTGCCGTTGCATGCAGTATTGCTCTAGCTGTAAACGGTGCCTTGCGCGCTTACGTTATGCGTAATGCACCTGAGAAATGGAAGTTGGGCATCGGTGGTGCGAATCGCGTGTTGTTTCCATTATCTACGCTTATATTTGTTCAAATTGGCAAGATAATATTGTCGCATTGGCAGCATACTAGTTTGCTGCAATTAACGAGTACATTGTTATTTGCGATGGCTGTGATTAGGTTAGCTGTTTATGCAATACGCTACATAGTTGCGCCTGGCGGCTTGCTCAAAACCTTAGAAAATACGATATCGACTTCAATTTGGGTCGTACTTGCGCTACATCTAAGCGGGTTGCTGCCAGAAATGTTTCAGGTACTTGAAGACATTAAGTTTAAGATAGGCAAGCATCCCGTTGATTTGCTATTAGTTATGCAGGCAGTGTTGACTATTCTCGTAACTATTTTTATCGCGCTGTGGATTAGTCGGTTTATAGAAAATAAAGTCATGCGAGCTGAGCATGTAAGTGTCAACCTTCGCGTGGTCATGACAAAGTTATTGCGCATGCTTTTATTAACGATAGCGCTCTTAATTGCACTCTCAGCCGTGGGGCTAGATATTACCTTTCTCTCGGTTTTTGGTGGTGCATTAGGCGTGGGCTTGGGTTTAGGTTTACAGCGCATTGCCAGTAACTATGTGAGTGGCTTTATTATTCTGTTGGATAAATCCATGGAAATTGGTGATGTGATTACGGTCGATAAGCACTATGGTGTAATTAACGACTTGCGCTCTCGCTATATGATTCTAGCGAAACAGGATGGTACACATGTGATTATCCCCAATGAAGCACTGATAACAACTGCCGTTATTAATCACTCATTGATTGAGCATAAAGGTCGCGTACAAATTAACCTGAGTATTAGCTACAAGAGTAATTTGGAGCGTGCTATGGCGTTGATGCATGATGAGGCAATGCAGCAGGAGAGAGTGTTAATGAAACCTTCGCCAGATGTAATAGTGAAAGGATTTACCGAGAATGGTATTGATTTAAGCTTAACCGTGTGGGTAATGAATCCAGAGTCAGGTGGAAGCGCGTTGCAGTCTTCACTGTACTTGTCTATCTGGCGAACTTTTGAAGCCAATGGTATTGTTTTAGCTAAGTCGGATGCAGCTGCAAAGTTGGCCGAAATGTTGGCTTAGATGTAAATCAGTAAAATACATTAAGCCATAGATAATAAAAAACCCGCTATTAGTGGGTTTTTTATTAAACTAAACTAAATATATCTAAATACAGATATTATTTAAGTTTAGTTTCTTTGTACATAACGTGTTGACGCACTACTGGATCAAACTTCTTGATTTCCATTTTGCCTGGCATAGTACGTTTGTTTTTAGTAGTGGTATAAAAATGACCTGTACCAGCACTAGACTCTAATTTGATTTTTTCGCGCATGATATTCTATCCTTAGATTTTCTGGCCAGCTGCACGCATATCAGCAAGCACGGCATCAATACCGTTTTTGTCGATTGTACGTAACGCATTATTCGTAATGCGCATGCTTACCCAGCGATTTTCGCTCTCAACCCAAAATTTGCGGTTTTGCAAATTAGGTAAAAAACGACGTTTTGTTCTGTTGTTAGCGTGAGAAACATTGTTACCCACCATTGGCTTTTTGCCAGTTACCATACATACACGTGCCATGGTTAATCTCCAAACTTCTGCTTTTTTTGAAAGACCGCAATTATAGTATGAAAGCCAACTTATTCTCAAGAGAAATATCAGAAAAAATCAATAATATTCAAGATTTAACGGATATTTAAGCCTTAGCTATGATTAATGTTGAAATTCAGTCCTCAATGCGGCTAATTAATGTTTACCTGTGCTGCCAAATCCACCTTCGCCACGCTCACTTGCATCAAAATCATCTACCAGATGAAAGTCTGCTTGCAGAACAGGCACGATCACTAATTGAGCAATACGCTCCATAGGATTCAACTCAAAAGCTGTATTACCCCTATTCCAGCATGACACCATGAGTTGGCCTTGATAATCGGAATCAATCAAACCCACCAAGTTGCCTAAAACAATACCGTGTTTATGACCAAGCCCTGAGCGAGGCAAAATTAGCGCAGCATGATAAATATTGTCTAAATGAATCGCCATGCCAGTAGGGATGAGCGTAGTGTCGCCAGGTTGCAAGGTAATAGGAGCATCAATACATGCACGTAAATCTAAGCCAGCTGAGCCTTCTGTGGCGTAGGTAGGCATTTGTTCATGTAAGCGGTCATCTAGAATTTTTAAATCGACGATAATTTTCATGTGTTTCTCAATAAATACTGTAAATTTTCAATTTAGCATTAAACACTAAAAATTCTCTAAAATCACTAAGAAGGTTCATTTACTTTGCTCGCAAGACTCGTAATAAAAAAACCCGCCGAAGCGGGTTGGATTGCAAGTTACAACTACTTAGAATTTGTAGTTTGCATTTAAGCTAAGCAGGAAATTTCTATCAGATGCAGGTTCAAAGAAACGCAAGTTGCCATCATTAACACGTACAGAGCCAATGTAATTTTTATCAAATACATTTTCTACACGAAGAAATTCACTAAAGCTCCAACTAGCTAGCTTTTGCTCAAATCCTGCACGCACGTTAAAAATTGTGTACGAAGGCGCAGCATCAGTATTTGTGTCATTCACGTATGCCTTGCTGTTATGGCGGCCTTCAAAAGCCGTACTGAATCCTAATGGAGAGTACTTCCAAGCTAATTCACCATAAAGTTGTGTTTTGTATGTACCTGGAATGTAATTTCCTGACTTAATAGTTACTGGAGGCACTGTACTATTTGTGAAGTCTGAGTCAAATTTAGCATTCAGCAAAGCATAAGAGAAGTATGTTGAAATGTTATTGGCAAACTGGGAATCTACAGAAAGCTCCACTCCTGTACGTTTGGTGTCATTTGCGTTTGTGTAAACAGTTCTGCCATTTAGGCTATCGCTAATAACCAACTCATCTTTAGTAGTAA is drawn from Methylotenera versatilis 301 and contains these coding sequences:
- the dut gene encoding dUTP diphosphatase, which encodes MKIIVDLKILDDRLHEQMPTYATEGSAGLDLRACIDAPITLQPGDTTLIPTGMAIHLDNIYHAALILPRSGLGHKHGIVLGNLVGLIDSDYQGQLMVSCWNRGNTAFELNPMERIAQLVIVPVLQADFHLVDDFDASERGEGGFGSTGKH
- the rpmG gene encoding 50S ribosomal protein L33; this translates as MREKIKLESSAGTGHFYTTTKNKRTMPGKMEIKKFDPVVRQHVMYKETKLK
- the rpmB gene encoding 50S ribosomal protein L28 encodes the protein MARVCMVTGKKPMVGNNVSHANNRTKRRFLPNLQNRKFWVESENRWVSMRITNNALRTIDKNGIDAVLADMRAAGQKI
- a CDS encoding mechanosensitive ion channel family protein, translated to MNPEIHLLWKEMLADLSTTAALWELTIIAVACSIALAVNGALRAYVMRNAPEKWKLGIGGANRVLFPLSTLIFVQIGKIILSHWQHTSLLQLTSTLLFAMAVIRLAVYAIRYIVAPGGLLKTLENTISTSIWVVLALHLSGLLPEMFQVLEDIKFKIGKHPVDLLLVMQAVLTILVTIFIALWISRFIENKVMRAEHVSVNLRVVMTKLLRMLLLTIALLIALSAVGLDITFLSVFGGALGVGLGLGLQRIASNYVSGFIILLDKSMEIGDVITVDKHYGVINDLRSRYMILAKQDGTHVIIPNEALITTAVINHSLIEHKGRVQINLSISYKSNLERAMALMHDEAMQQERVLMKPSPDVIVKGFTENGIDLSLTVWVMNPESGGSALQSSLYLSIWRTFEANGIVLAKSDAAAKLAEMLA